GCAAGCATCTTTACATATCGAACGAGAACGACAGTCTCGTATCGATTGTCGATATTGCGCAGCGCCAAGTCGTCGCCGAAATTCCTGTCGGAGTCGAGCCCGAGGGAATGGGCATCAGCCCCGACGGCAAATGGATCGTCAATACCTCCGAGACGACAAGCATGGCGCACGTGATCGACAACGATACGCGCCAGGTCGTGGCGAATATCCTCGTCGACAGCCGACCGCGCCATGCCGAGTGGACGTCGGACGGCGCTCAGTTCTGGGTGTCGGCGGAGGTCGGCGGCACGGTGAGCATCATCGACGCTGCCAAACGCCAGATCATCCACAAGATCACATTCGCCATACCGGGGGTGCCGAACGAGGCGATCCAGCCCGTTGGCATCCTCATAACGACGGATCGCAAGCTCGGCTTCGTGGCCCTAGGTCCCGCCAACCGGGTGGCGGTAATCGACGCCCAAACCTATGACGTGAAGCAATACTTGCTGGTTGGACAGCGGGTATGGAACCTGGCCTTCAATCACGATCAATCGCGCGTTTTCACGACGAATGGCATAAGCAACGACATATCAGTCATCGACGTGCACGATCTCAAGGTCATCAAATCGGTGCCGGTAGGCGATCAGCCCTGGGGCGTCGTCGTGCGGCCCTAGCGGGAGCGGGTGGTAGAATGGCCTTGGCTGCTACCCTTGCTCGCGACGCCAATGTGCTCGCAACAGCGCTCGCCGTCCGCGATTTGAGCCATGCCTTC
This region of Alphaproteobacteria bacterium genomic DNA includes:
- a CDS encoding YVTN family beta-propeller repeat protein, giving the protein MRILIGLTAAFVCVFSAISESRAGETVLVSNEKGNTITVLDANSLEVTKTIPVGQRPRGIVLSKDMSELYICASDDDQIDVLDLNTYQLKPPLPSGADPETFALHPDGKHLYISNENDSLVSIVDIAQRQVVAEIPVGVEPEGMGISPDGKWIVNTSETTSMAHVIDNDTRQVVANILVDSRPRHAEWTSDGAQFWVSAEVGGTVSIIDAAKRQIIHKITFAIPGVPNEAIQPVGILITTDRKLGFVALGPANRVAVIDAQTYDVKQYLLVGQRVWNLAFNHDQSRVFTTNGISNDISVIDVHDLKVIKSVPVGDQPWGVVVRP